In the genome of Pagrus major chromosome 17, Pma_NU_1.0, the window taaagtaaacactTGATTGATAAACTTGACAACAAAAAATAACTAGAGAAGGAAAGTTCTGAAGAACTGTGAATGCCGACTGTTAAAAAGCTAATGCCAAATGGGCACTGCTGGCTGTAACacaactttaaataaataaataaatgaacaatgaCAACTGGCCCAACAAAATCCATCGGTTTATTCGTAAGTTACTCTTCACTTACTCAACGAGCTGGTCAAAatacaaagcaataaaaaaaaaaacccaacacatttacaaatgaagTGCGACCTGTTTCCTTTTCTTACCCAAGATGTTGACATCTAATCGGTTGCTAGCAGAATTCTTCAATAGCTCACGGAGAAAGGCAGCTAAATAGTTGAACACATTTTGATGGCACTGAGGTAGCATGGATATTGtctgaagagaaaaataaattaacattaatatAAAAAGAACAAAGCATAACACATCTAGGAACAGAATAATGGTGATAATTGATTAACTGTGGGCCGTCTCACTCACTTTCTCACACTGACTGGCATTGGAGCAGCTTTCGAGGCACTGTTGGTAAAAGGTGAAGGGAACCACAGGCTCTGGGAGGGCATCTAGGAATAGAAGCAAGGCTTCTGCCACTGAGTGGTTACTACCCGCTGCAGGTCAATACAGAGTCAAGGACATAATTCCTCAGCAGAGTCTgcaatgttttgaaatgtagtAGGTGCAAAAAAACAGGAATCAAATAGTGTTTTATCCCAGGATTCATTCAAGGGGGCGAGTTAAACATCAGACCTATTTACAGATTTGACAGATATATAATACAGTAGTTAGAAAGtgacattgttgttttgttgcctcAGCATTTCAGCATACCGTatctgaaatgaatgaatgactatGATGGCAAAGTGCTGACTTTCAGCTCCGTTTATATCCACATCAACTGAACAGTGTCGCAAATGTACCTGTTTATGTCTCCTCAGGGGGGTACaatgtcaaaacaacaaaaaatctgtTTGGATCACACTTCTTTCCCTTTCAAAATATTACATAAAgataaacaatatatttttcagCCGATGATTATGATGGTAATAGTTTGGAAGGATACGGAGAGAATCTGGCATACCAGTGTCGAGGCAGTCCCTTATGTCTGCAAATTCACTCCGGAGCCCAGGTTGCTGAAATATGTCTTCCTGCAGAAAACAGAGGACAATCATTGTTAAATCTTTGTGtccttaaaaacacatttattaggCAAAGGAGCTAAATTACAAACAGGTTCACCTGAGCTCTTGCTCTTTTGGTTTGAGGCGCAGTGTAGCTGCaattgacttttatttaattgaaactaaataattaaaaggCACAACCCTGTGTTTAAATTATCTGGATtaaggattttaaaaatgaagattaATCACCTACACCAAATCAATGCAGTGGCCCTGCAAAGCTACTTGTCTGGCAGGTACGAGCACCACTGTCTTTGTAGCCTTAAGAAagtctttaaaatattcagactTTCACTTTTCTAAATTTCTGCTGCATGCAGAAAAGTTTATGTATTTGTCcttgtaagaaaaacaaaacatttaggGAGGAAGCAAAAACTGGccataaaacaaacaactgacCTGTTTGATTGCATTGCGGAACAAGTGATCCACCATCATCCAGAGTTCTTTAGGAATGTCTAGAGGCTTTTCAGCGTTTGCTGCACTCTCATTTACTGACATCTCCGCCTGATGTGGAGAACAAACAGAGCAAAGAGAAGCAGTTAAGTCAAAATGGACTCTGTTTTACCCCATATCTGCAAAgctataaaaaaacaacaaccatgCTGCTTCTTATGGAGACAACCCTGAACAGAGCAGAGGCATTTCAAGGACACCGCCCCTGCTCTGCTCATGGGAGCACTCACCAGTTTACGGAGGGTCTCTTGTGGCATGTCCTGAATGGGTTCCCTCATGTGACACAAGGAATGGATGGAGGTGCCATAGCAGCTGGGCAGGTAGTTTCCTGTCACAGGGATGAAGTAGTCCTTGCCACGCTCCAGGTGCAGCACGAGGATGTCTTCGATCTGCTCCTTGCCAGAGTTGAGATCAGGTGCCGTTGAGCGGTTTACAAAAACCTCAAGCTCAATGTCCACAGAACCGCCTAGATGTTGAGtcatgcacataaaaatgtaagGGCATGGCTGAACTGTCAGAATTCAGTTAGTAGTACTGTTGGGATTTGGAAAACACGAAGAAAATTCATCTTGCAAGACACAAAGACTGCCTCTGTGCGTCAATATCAAAGAGAGATTGGCCTCATAGCTCATGGTGTACTTAACAATTTTCTAAAACCTAAAAGACATGACAACgatgttttattaaaatcaaATCTGACCCCAGGATGAAACTCTTGAATTTCAGTGCTACTCACCCTGAGCGATAAAGCCTTTGGGGGGGTTGGCTGTGAGCCAGGGCTTGCAGTACGTGGACTCATTCGGCTTCTGGATAAACTCAAACTGACACGGGACCTGCCCGTCATTGAAGAGGCTCAATGTCTCTGCCTGGTGCTGCATgtatttcacatatttaaagtggaactgaaagagaagagagggagccATGAGGAACgactaaaaaaaaatctactctATTTCATGTAAATGTATTCTTTAAATATCTACATTAGGCTCAAAGCCTGCGATCTTACCGAATTCATCAAAGGAACATAATGAGAAGGCAGTTTATTGTACCACGTCTATCAGAGAGGTTTTACAGCCTCCATTACAATATAATATGACTGAGTGTAACAGGAATCTTTACCTCTTGCTTGGCCAAGGTTACAGATGGAATACACTCGTTCTCCATTTTGTCTATATTGCGTACAATCTCTTCAAACGTCTTCTTATAGGCTTCAGTGTTTATTCTCTTGATCTGTAGGACCAGATGAGAAAAATGGCAATgcagcatatatatatatatctgtgttACATAAACCTTAAATAATACAGCAATAGATATGTAATATGGCCTGTTGATGGGAAGGGAGCGAAAAAAAGTTGAATCTCAATGTATTGCTCATTGATTCAACCTCTCGTCTCCCTCACCTATTTGTCAAAAGTTTGCATTGAGTTTCAAAAAGAGGACCACTGAATCAAACAACAAGAAACTGAAAGATATTTAAGATGAGATCGGTTAAAAGGCAAAATCGTTTACCCCGGCGACAAGCAGGGAACTGACTGGTTTGTGGTCACTGGTCTTCAGAGCCATGTGACTCTGATAGTGCTGTTGCTTGATGTTCTTCCCTCTCCACAGGATACGGTCACACCACGCAGGCACACGACATTTCTCACtaaaaggagaaggaagaacAGATGTTAATGCTCAAGCATGTTTATCATTACAGTGTTTAGTATCAAAATAAATAAGGCAGAAATGACATctgttttacagtgtatttgtaCATGCTTCAACAAAGTTAATGGCATGATCTCTGCTGGGAAGTTCTCTTAGCAAGAGGTGAAAGAGCAGAAGATATCACACAACACTGCTCCTCCAATTTAGGGCCACATTAGCTGTGAGGCGTGTTTATTGATAACTCTAATTAACAGCGTTAAACTggacagctgaagtgatttaTTAGGGCCACAAGTGCAAATTAAAGTTTGTTGTAGCTTTCTCATTCAATGCTGCTCTTTTTTAGGTGTTTTTAAGGTAGAACATGTACAAGAATGGTATCATTGATCGTATCATTGAATCTCCTTACTAAAAATGTTATATCCTGCTATTTACAGTCAGGCGTTCGTATGAAGTTACCTTGTATCCCACTTGTCAGAGCCGGTGTCATATTTGTAGGTGGGCTGGAAATCAATCTCTCCCTCCACAAAGCCGACAAACACAGCCTCCTCGTCGATCTGCCGCTTGAGCTGAGGACCATATGCAGCTGGTAAGTATAACCACTCATAAACATGAATGAAAGACGATTTAAGACTTAATTTAAGAAGATATTACCTGATCATAACTGTGCAGCGTTTCAAAGTCCTTCTTGCTGATTAGCTCCTTCACATTGTCGACGTCAAGGTCGCTTATCCTGTAGTTGAGGTCCCCAATCCATAGAATCACACTAAAGGAAGAGAAACAACTTAAATATGTATCAATTATCATCACAGTTGCATATTGGATGAGAATTAACAATATATTATTCAGCTAGTACAAACATTAATCCTACAGATAAATCCAAACATGTCTGGATTTTAAACAATAATGGCAGCAAAAtggattttaaatgacaaattctTAGTCTGTCCTTTCGTTAATTATTTCCTTTAATACATACGTCACTGTAACCACACAATATTCTCAAGGTTTCATACTCGTGCTTCATGATCGTAAGTGGAGGCTGGGTGAGGTCAAGCGGGCGAAACTGGAGGCGACTGCAAATGTCCTTGTAGTCTTGATTACGTCTCTCGTATTCTTCAATGTGGGCAGCTAGGTGAGAGTTGACCACGCAGATATCAGAGTTGTGGAAGCGAAAACGGATTGACACAGCGCCCTTGTTTCCCTGCGAATCAATGAGTGAttaacagagagaaagagagagagcgaaatTCAGTCAGAATTATGTAAGCAACACAACTGAAAGTTCCTGcaaaaagatgaagagaaaaagtTTTATAAAGTATGCAGCTATATACTCCTTTTGCTTGACAGTAATCCGATATTATGCAAACACTTTGATACTCGGCATGTTTCAGATGGCTCTTGGTGCAGATCATATAAACCAGGCTCTCATTACTGCAGGAAAGGATGGAGCAACCTCACAAAGGCCTCCACTGGTCACCAGCCAGCCATCTGCTTGACAGTGCAGGGACTGCTAAGTAAGCACGGCCGCATACGAGACAAGAATAACATATTCGGCAACAGTGCATGACAAGTGAAGTTTGAGCTGCTGGGTTTAATGCTTCATGGAAGAATGAGCTCTAAAGTGAAATGCAATCCAAAAGAGGAAGGCATTTTATCATCACAACAAAACCTTTTGTGCATAATATTAGGCCCTATATATTGCGATTTGCCTGCAGTTGTTATCTAATGAAACAACATCGTCATTGTGGGAAcctaaatttgtatttttttctgatttgatCATTTGCTGCGATAATCTAACGTTGATGTGTGAAGCTATAGTTGATACTTACTCAACACTTCCTTCTTGTGTGCGATAATGAATCTATTTCAGTACAAAGGCAATGGGAGGTCTTAACTTACAAAAAGAAgagtcaataaaatgtatttacaaagTTTAGTTTAGTCATTTTTGGCACCTTTTGCCTGAAAGTTGGTTTGAAACTCAACAAcaatgaaagacattttaatacatctGATGTAAAAGATATCGAAAAAGTAACCGTTGTTGGTGGCTTCAGTGCTCGTCAGCTGCCTGGTCGGCACTAATCAGGCACAACTTTCAACAGAGATGTGAAAGAAacgagatgtctcactccttagcaacttcCGTTAACAGCtccagaaaaaaatcatatgtCTAATATTGATTAAGATTTATTAAACGGCATTTCTGGATGTATTCCTGATGTAGTCTGATGAAGTagatgatctgctgctttctgctgttcCCTGCTTTAATGGCACATTGGTGATGACAAACGTGACACCCAGGTTTAAAAAATCCTGCATTCACACACTAATTTTGGTGTTAAATTGGTAATAATATCTTCATACAACAGCAGCAAACCTACATGAGGACCAGTGCATGAAAGAATAAGGCCTTTAAAATCAGTCCTTACCATCCTTCCCATGATGCCAGTGCCCACAGTCTCAGCCTCCACATCGGAGATGAACTCTGCATGTTCCTTCTTCACATAGAAGATAAGCATGATGCCCACCAGACGCACCAGCTTCACCTGTAGCAGAAGATGAGTAGAATATAATTTTAGACAGGAAAGGGAAAAGATACACAATTCAAAGTAATGTAATGTGAGAAGTTGCTGTACATTTTAAGTCATAAAGTGTACAAGTGCTTTAATGCAGTTTTGCTGCTTATATCAGCGTCTGACTGGTTTTCAACTGCAACCACGAAAAACGACTTTATTTAAAGTTGAAGACATCTAGTCTCACTACCTAGTCTATTTcaaggaaaacagaagaaagaaatacatCCCAGAATGTGAAGCAGTTTTTTAAGACTTTCTGTCAACCCTACATAAACCAACATTCAAGTATGaaggtgaaaacatttatttttcagcctGCTGAGCTTTACAGTGTCAATTACAGATGAGCCAAGTGTGCTTTAGTAAGAACATCAACTGTGGATGAAGAAATGACACGTCATCATATCGGCTCCGTGACTTACAGACACCCTGTAAGCCCCAAGATGGCTAGAAGAAAACAGCCAAGCCAAGAAAAGGGGAAGCTAATAAGCTGCAGTCAGCAGTTTGAAAAAAGGGAAGTGGTTGAAAGCGAATGAGGGAAAGAGAAGGACCAAAAATACCTGACTAAGCTCATCAAATAGGAGCATCATAACTGTTCCTTTGGATTATCCAGTGTCGTAATTCATGTGATGTGATGCCAAAACTAAATACGGTACGAGCCTCCATGCGAAAAAAGAGCTAAACAAGCCTTGCAGACTTTGCTGTTAAATTAATAGGTCCAGTCCAAGCATCAACAAGCGGTTAAGAGCTGTAGTAACACAAGATAAACAaggttacagaaaaaaaaagactttcttACTAAGGCATACTTGGCATCTGGATGCAAGGCCTCAGTCACAGCCTTCGTCCACTCCATCTCTTTGGGGGTGTCATTGAAGAAGAAAGCCTCTTTGCTGAGGTCAAGCTCCTGAAAACTGTCAAGAAGGACAAACGGAAGAGAGTTTGACGCACATGTTGAGCTTCGACCCCGTGCTTTCATGTATTCTCAAAACTTTCTCACTCCCCAACACCAAAGTAGTAAACTGAAACGTAGGCAGGATCAGTGGACTCAGTGCTGAATCTGTGGGTGGCCATGTTCTCCTACTTAAAACAAGATCAATATTGCATACGTCTGTCAGAGGTTGGAGCAGAATATGCCTGTCTGTGTAATGGGATTAAGCAAGAGAATTGCAAGGCTATTCCTCCAGCAGGGTGAATTTGACTTACCCCACGCAGTATATGTCAGGAGGGGTGGGAGTGTGACTCAGCCAAGGACTGAGGGTTTCCTTCGGTGGCTGTCCGTTGACATTGTATGTGCCGAGGAAAAGGCTGAAACAGAATGGAGAGTGATGAGAATGAGACACAAAGGAGATTAATgcagtgtcagtttgtttaaaaatgtcctaACAATTTTGAGTTCATCCTGCTGATTGTGTGGGTCTCTTGTCATTTTCAGTTCACACCAGGGGAGATTAAAATAGCAAAACAATGACCTCAATCTATATTAAACTGAAGCCTTGCTGCTTTACTGCCAAACTCATCAGCTCATGTCAagagattttattttatggAGGCTATATGAGCATTTTTTCAGCCATGTTCCTATTAATTCAAGGGGCCATTCTAATCAAAAGATCTCAGATGGTTGTATAGCTTCAGGAACCCCCTCCCACTACACTTTTAGCTGATGCTGCATGGACTGGGAACTCGAAG includes:
- the inpp5b gene encoding type II inositol 1,4,5-trisphosphate 5-phosphatase isoform X3; protein product: MSRVMRDSEKSSDKKGTSEREKGSNSGTQKSRAPTSPESREDRDDLVRSSSHTPSNKAQILAMPQFGLRDNLIRCELLKNEDLYTYLEDFSLFLGTYNVNGQPPKETLSPWLSHTPTPPDIYCVGFQELDLSKEAFFFNDTPKEMEWTKAVTEALHPDAKYALVKLVRLVGIMLIFYVKKEHAEFISDVEAETVGTGIMGRMGNKGAVSIRFRFHNSDICVVNSHLAAHIEEYERRNQDYKDICSRLQFRPLDLTQPPLTIMKHDVILWIGDLNYRISDLDVDNVKELISKKDFETLHSYDQLKRQIDEEAVFVGFVEGEIDFQPTYKYDTGSDKWDTSEKCRVPAWCDRILWRGKNIKQQHYQSHMALKTSDHKPVSSLLVAGIKRINTEAYKKTFEEIVRNIDKMENECIPSVTLAKQEFHFKYVKYMQHQAETLSLFNDGQVPCQFEFIQKPNESTYCKPWLTANPPKGFIAQGGSVDIELEVFVNRSTAPDLNSGKEQIEDILVLHLERGKDYFIPVTGNYLPSCYGTSIHSLCHMREPIQDMPQETLRKLAEMSVNESAANAEKPLDIPKELWMMVDHLFRNAIKQEDIFQQPGLRSEFADIRDCLDTGMPDSLPGSNHSVAEALLLFLDALPEPVVPFTFYQQCLESCSNASQCEKTISMLPQCHQNVFNYLAAFLRELLKNSASNRLDVNILATIFASLLLRSPTKQNLAEKRKTQEFFQHFLTQGST
- the inpp5b gene encoding type II inositol 1,4,5-trisphosphate 5-phosphatase isoform X2, producing the protein MDRLNDLALAAVKRRSVRNGQDVCKSPKQVPKFEWTNKYHKGTRGQGVVKQALAPLSTTLNKLSQHRKTEKSSDKKGTSEREKGSNSGTQKSRAPTSPESREDRDDLVRSSSHTPSNKAQILAMPQFGLRDNLIRCELLKNEDLYTYLEDFSLFLGTYNVNGQPPKETLSPWLSHTPTPPDIYCVGFQELDLSKEAFFFNDTPKEMEWTKAVTEALHPDAKYALVKLVRLVGIMLIFYVKKEHAEFISDVEAETVGTGIMGRMGNKGAVSIRFRFHNSDICVVNSHLAAHIEEYERRNQDYKDICSRLQFRPLDLTQPPLTIMKHDVILWIGDLNYRISDLDVDNVKELISKKDFETLHSYDQLKRQIDEEAVFVGFVEGEIDFQPTYKYDTGSDKWDTSEKCRVPAWCDRILWRGKNIKQQHYQSHMALKTSDHKPVSSLLVAGIKRINTEAYKKTFEEIVRNIDKMENECIPSVTLAKQEFHFKYVKYMQHQAETLSLFNDGQVPCQFEFIQKPNESTYCKPWLTANPPKGFIAQGGSVDIELEVFVNRSTAPDLNSGKEQIEDILVLHLERGKDYFIPVTGNYLPSCYGTSIHSLCHMREPIQDMPQETLRKLAEMSVNESAANAEKPLDIPKELWMMVDHLFRNAIKQEDIFQQPGLRSEFADIRDCLDTGMPDSLPGSNHSVAEALLLFLDALPEPVVPFTFYQQCLESCSNASQCEKTISMLPQCHQNVFNYLAAFLRELLKNSASNRLDVNILATIFASLLLRSPTKQNLAEKRKTQEFFQHFLTQGST
- the inpp5b gene encoding type II inositol 1,4,5-trisphosphate 5-phosphatase isoform X1, with protein sequence MAITADDVSLEDIIPICLDFAVVEVSSPEELAVVGGDTRVRVSYQEEELELRLPFGSHSRLFLGEVNRAWSDVCKSPKQVPKFEWTNKYHKGTRGQGVVKQALAPLSTTLNKLSQHRKTEKSSDKKGTSEREKGSNSGTQKSRAPTSPESREDRDDLVRSSSHTPSNKAQILAMPQFGLRDNLIRCELLKNEDLYTYLEDFSLFLGTYNVNGQPPKETLSPWLSHTPTPPDIYCVGFQELDLSKEAFFFNDTPKEMEWTKAVTEALHPDAKYALVKLVRLVGIMLIFYVKKEHAEFISDVEAETVGTGIMGRMGNKGAVSIRFRFHNSDICVVNSHLAAHIEEYERRNQDYKDICSRLQFRPLDLTQPPLTIMKHDVILWIGDLNYRISDLDVDNVKELISKKDFETLHSYDQLKRQIDEEAVFVGFVEGEIDFQPTYKYDTGSDKWDTSEKCRVPAWCDRILWRGKNIKQQHYQSHMALKTSDHKPVSSLLVAGIKRINTEAYKKTFEEIVRNIDKMENECIPSVTLAKQEFHFKYVKYMQHQAETLSLFNDGQVPCQFEFIQKPNESTYCKPWLTANPPKGFIAQGGSVDIELEVFVNRSTAPDLNSGKEQIEDILVLHLERGKDYFIPVTGNYLPSCYGTSIHSLCHMREPIQDMPQETLRKLAEMSVNESAANAEKPLDIPKELWMMVDHLFRNAIKQEDIFQQPGLRSEFADIRDCLDTGMPDSLPGSNHSVAEALLLFLDALPEPVVPFTFYQQCLESCSNASQCEKTISMLPQCHQNVFNYLAAFLRELLKNSASNRLDVNILATIFASLLLRSPTKQNLAEKRKTQEFFQHFLTQGST
- the inpp5b gene encoding type II inositol 1,4,5-trisphosphate 5-phosphatase isoform X4, which encodes MDQSVAIQETLEREENCIIAVQCDVLFDDIAESRLLGLVQSTEEHAIFIYTHRRMAITADDVSLEDIIPICLDFAVVEVSSPEELAVVGGDTRVRVSYQEEELELRLPFGSHSRLFLGEVNRAWSDVCKSPKQVPKFEWTNKYHKGTRGQGVVKQALAPLSTTLNKLSQHRKTEKSSDKKGTSEREKGSNSGTQKSRAPTSPESREDRDDLVRSSSHTPSNKAQILAMPQFGLRDNLIRCELLKNEDLYTYLEDFSLFLGTYNVNGQPPKETLSPWLSHTPTPPDIYCVGFQELDLSKEAFFFNDTPKEMEWTKAVTEALHPDAKYALVKLVRLVGIMLIFYVKKEHAEFISDVEAETVGTGIMGRMGNKGAVSIRFRFHNSDICVVNSHLAAHIEEYERRNQDYKDICSRLQFRPLDLTQPPLTIMKHDVILWIGDLNYRISDLDVDNVKELISKKDFETLHSYDQLKRQIDEEAVFVGFVEGEIDFQPTYKYDTGSDKWDTSEKCRVPAWCDRILWRGKNIKQQHYQSHMALKTSDHKPVSSLLVAGIKRINTEAYKKTFEEIVRNIDKMENECIPSVTLAKQEFHFKYVKYMQHQAETLSLFNDGQVPCQFEFIQKPNESTYCKPWLTANPPKGFIAQGGSVDIELEVFVNRSTAPDLNSGKEQIEDILVLHLERGKDYFIPVTGNYLPSCYGTSIHSLCHMREPIQDMPQETLRKLAEMSVNESAANAEKPLDIPKELWMMVDHLFRNAIKQEDIFQQPGLRSEFADIRDCLDTGMPDSLPGSNHSVAEALLLFLDALPEPVVPFTFYQQCLESCSNASQCEKTISMLPQCHQNVFNYLAAFLRELLKNSASNRLDVNILATIFASLLLRSPTKQNLAEKRKTQEFFQHFLTQGST